The following proteins are encoded in a genomic region of Thalassophryne amazonica chromosome 5, fThaAma1.1, whole genome shotgun sequence:
- the lztr1 gene encoding leucine-zipper-like transcriptional regulator 1, which translates to MSCKSTKVAPSVDFDHSCSDSVEYLTLNFGPFETVHRWRRLPPCDEFVGARRSKHTVVAYRDAIYVFGGDNGKNMLNDLLRFDVKDCSWCRAFTTGTPPAPRYHHSAVVYGSSMFVFGGYTGDIYSNSNLKNKNDLFEYKFATGQWTEWKVEGSLPVARSAHGATVYSDKLWIFAGYDGNARLNDMWTISLQDREHACWEEIDQSGEIPPSCCNFPVAVCRDKMFVFSGQSGAKITNNLFQFEFNGHIWTRIPTEHLLRGSPPPPQRRYGHTMVAFDRHLYVFGGAADNTLPNELHCYDVDSQTWEVIQPSLDSEMPSGRLFHAAAVIQDAIYIFGGTVDNNVRSGEMYRFQFSCYPKCTLHEDYGKLWENRQFCDVEFILGEREEKVLGHIAIVTARCQWLRKKILQARDRQRQKIKQESSEESDEGAAGGPKDIPEGNRPSGTQPLLEVCIREAEAQPFEVLMQFLYTDKIQYPRRGHVQDVLLIMDVYKLALSFKLSRLEQLCVQYIEASVDLQNVLSVCENANKLQLDQLKEHCLNFVVKESHFNQVIMTEEFEHLSTPLIVEIVRRKQQPPPRLYSDQPMDIGTSLVQDMKAYLEGGGLEFCDIILLLDGHPRPAHKAILAARSSYFEAMFRSFMPEDGQVNISIGEMVPSKQAFESMLRYIYYGDVNMPPEDSLYLFAAPYYYGFSNNRLQAYCKQNLEMNVTVENVLQILEAADKTQALDMKKHCLHIIVHQFIKVSKLPNLRSLSQLLLLDIIESLATHISDKQCAEMGSDI; encoded by the exons atgtcttgtaaatcaaccAAAGTGGCCCCGAGTGTTGATTTCGACCACAGTTGCTCTGACAGTGTGGAATATTTGACTCTCAATTTTGGCCCGTTTGAGACTGTTCACCGCTGGAGAAGGCTTCCTCCATGTGATGAGTTTGTTGGAGCAAG GCGCAGCAAGCACACCGTTGTGGCATACAGGGATGCTATATACGTGTTTGGAGGAGACAATGG GAAGAACATGCTAAATGACTTGCTCCGTTTTGATGTGAAGGACTGCTCGTGGTGTCG AGCCTTCACCACTGGAACGCCACCTGCTCCCAGATATCATCATTCAGCTGTTGTGTATGGCAGCAGCATGTTTGTTTTTG GTGGCTACACTGGAGACATCTACTCAAACTCAAACCTCAAAAacaagaatgacctttttgagtaCAAGTTTGCAACAGGGCAGTGGACAGAATGGAAAGTGGAGGGCAG TTTGCCAGTAGCAAGGTCTGCACATGGTGCCACAGTGTACAGTGATAAACTGTGGATATTTGCTGGCTATGATGGGAATgccag GCTGAATGACATGTGGACTATCAGCCTCCAGGACAGAGAACATGCTTGTTGGGAGGAG ATTGATCAAAGTGGTGAGATCCCCCCATCCTGCTGCAACTTTCCTGTGGCCGTATGTAGGGACAAGATGTTTGTGTTTTCTGGACAGAGTGGTGCGAAGATAACCAACAACCTCTTCCAGTTTGAATTCAATGGTCACAT ATGGACACGCATCCCTACAGAACACTTGCTGCGAGGctctcctccacctcctcagagACGTTACGGGCACACCATGGTAGCTTTTGACCGCCATTTGTATGTGTTTGGAGGTGCTGCCGACAACACTCTGCCCAACGAGCTGCACTGTTACGATGTGGACTCTCAGACATGGGAGGTGATCCAGCCCAGCCTGGACAGTGAG ATGCCCAGTGGGAGACTCTtccacgcagctgctgtgattcAAGATGCCATTTACATCTTTGGAGGGACTGTGGATAACAATGTGCGAAGTGGAGAGATGTATAGGTTCCAG TTCTCATGCTACCCCAAGTGTACTCTCCATGAGGACTATGGCAAACTCTGGGAGAACCGTCAGTTTTGTGATGTGGAATTTATTCTTGGCGAG AGGGAAGAGAAAGTCTTGGGCCACATTGCTATAGTAACCGCTAGGTGCCAGTGGCTGCGTAAGAAAATCCTGCAGGCTCGGGACAGGCAGAGACAG AAGATTAAACAGGAGAGCAGTGAGGAAAGTGATGAAGGGGCAGCTGGAGGTCCAAAGGATATCCCGGAGGGGAACAGGCCTTCAGGAACTCAGCCGCTGCTTGAAGTGTGTATCAGAGAAGCAGAGGCTCAGCCGTTTGAAGTCTTAATGCAGTTTCTCTACACAGACAAGATCCAGTACCCACGCAGAG GCCATGTTCAGGATGTTCTTCTAATCATGGATGTATACAAGCTCGCCCTCAGTTTTAAACTTTCTCGACTGGAGCAGCTCTGTGTGCAGTACATTGAGGCATCTGTAGACCTGCAGAACGTTCTCAGTGTTTGTGAAAATGCCAACAAGCTGCAGCTGGACCAACTGAAG GAACACTGCCTTAATTTTGTGGTAAAGGAATCACACTTCAACCAGGTGATTATGACAGAAGAGTTCGAACACCTGTCCACACCACTGATTGTGGAAATAGTGCGACGTAAACAGCAACCTCCCCCAAGGCTGTACTCTGATCAGCCTATGGATATCGGAACCTCCCTGGTGCAGGACATGAAAGCTTACCTGGAAGGAGGTGGCCTGGAGTTCTGTGACATTATTCTGCTGTTAGACGGACACCCACGTCCTGCTCATAAAGCCATACTGGCAGCCCGCTCCAG TTACTTTGAGGCGATGTTCCGCTCCTTCATGCCTGAGGACGGTCAGGTGAATATTTCTATTGGCGAGATGGTTCCAAGTAAACAGGCTTTTGAGTCCATGCTGCGCTATATTTACTATGGAGACGTCAACATGCCTCCTGAGGACTCCCT CTATCTGTTTGCAGCACCGTATTACTATGGATTCTCAAATAATAGGTTACAGGCTTATTGTAAGCAGAATCTGGAGATGAACGTCACTGTGGAGAATGTCttgcag ATTCTGGAAGCAGCTGATAAGACTCAGGCTCTGGACATGAAGAAGCACTGCCTCCACATTATTGTCCATCAGTTCATTAAG GTATCCAAGCTTCCTAACCTGCGGTCTCTGagccagctgctgctgttggacaTCATTGAGTCTCTAGCTACACACATATCAGACAAACAGTGTGCTGAGATGGGCTCTGACATATAG
- the si:dkey-98f17.3 gene encoding putative claudin-24 has translation MVFLTTKMMQRTAVFVTCGGLVTSLITTFLPLWKTMNSELNEMENWYSGLWHTCLYTEEVGVQCKAYESVLALPLDLQVSRVLMLVSVSAGALAVLAAFLGMEGVELCLKHPKLKRGLLIFSGVLSWVSGLTTLAPVSFVAYTTVVEFWDEGFPDVMPRWEYGEAMFSGWFGGLALVVGGTLFFIAVCMGHYDQGALSIPNTPQVKHRMQQYLKTEV, from the coding sequence ATGGTTTTTCTGACGACTAAAATGATGCAAAGAACGGCGGTCTTTGTGACATGTGGGGGTCTGGTCACGTCACTGATCACTACTTTCCTCCCACTGTGGAAGACGATGAACTCCGAGCTGAATGAAATGGAGAACTGGTACTCTGGCCTGTGGCACACCTGCCTGTACACTGAGGAGGTCGGGGTGCAGTGTAAAGCCTACGAGTCTGTTCTGGCGTTGCCTTTGGACCTGCAGGTCTCCAGGGTGCTGATGTTGGTGTCTGTCAGTGCCGGTGCGTTAGCCGTGCTGGCTGCCTTCCTCGGAATGGAAGGGGTTGAACTGTGCTTGAAGCATCCCAAGCTGAAGAGAGGACTCCTTATTTTCAGCGGAGTGCTGTCTTGGGTGTCAGGACTCACCACGTTGGCCCCCGTCTCTTTTGTGGCTTACACTACTGTGGTGGAATTCTGGGATGAGGGATTTCCTGATGTGATGCCACGCTGGGAGTATGGAGAGGCAATGTTCTCAGGATGGTTTGGAGGATTAGCACTGGTTGTTGGTGGGACCCTCTTCTTTATAGCTGTATGCATGGGGCACTATGACCAGGGAGCACTGAGCATACCAAACACCCCACAGGTGAAGCACAGGATGCAGCAGTACCTTAAGACAGAGGTTTGA